One segment of Actinomyces sp. 432 DNA contains the following:
- a CDS encoding cobalamin-independent methionine synthase II family protein has product MAKQIRTTHVGSLPRTEALLEANAAHAAGTLDDAGLAAVVAEQTDAVVARQAEIGLTIVNDGEYGHAMTEKVDYGAWWSYSFSRFSGLELLDQLPERKPTPAGKLELDAMTDRRDWVAYADAYSDPTSGIHLATRRPWVFPVVTGEIRYTGQDVVARDIAALTRALEGAGKPLSEGFVASVSPASAARVGNYYYEDDEAAVWAWAEALREEYRAITDAGLTVQIDAPDLAESWDQFVTEPSLEDYRRFSAVRIEALNHALEGIDPAQVRYHVCWGSWHGPHSTDLGFDKIVDLALSVNANGLSFEAANVRHEHEWKIWQDTALPDGKYLIPGVVSHATNVLEHPELVADRIERFARLVGPERVVASTDCGLGGRVHAHIAWSKLASLTEGARLASARF; this is encoded by the coding sequence ACGCGGCCGGCACGCTCGACGACGCCGGACTCGCGGCGGTCGTCGCCGAGCAGACCGACGCTGTCGTCGCCCGTCAGGCCGAGATCGGCCTGACGATCGTCAACGACGGCGAATACGGTCACGCCATGACCGAGAAGGTCGACTACGGGGCCTGGTGGTCATATTCCTTCAGCCGCTTCAGCGGCCTGGAGCTGCTCGACCAGCTGCCCGAGCGCAAGCCCACCCCGGCCGGCAAGCTCGAGCTGGATGCCATGACCGACCGCCGCGACTGGGTCGCCTACGCCGACGCCTACTCCGACCCCACCTCCGGCATCCACCTGGCCACTCGGCGCCCCTGGGTGTTCCCGGTGGTGACCGGCGAGATCCGCTACACCGGTCAGGACGTCGTCGCCCGCGACATTGCCGCACTCACCCGCGCGCTCGAGGGGGCCGGCAAGCCGCTGAGCGAAGGCTTCGTGGCCTCCGTCTCCCCGGCCTCGGCGGCACGCGTCGGCAACTACTACTACGAGGACGACGAGGCGGCCGTATGGGCCTGGGCCGAGGCCCTGCGCGAGGAGTACCGGGCGATCACCGATGCCGGGCTCACGGTCCAGATCGACGCCCCTGACCTGGCCGAGTCCTGGGACCAGTTCGTCACCGAGCCGTCCCTGGAGGACTACCGCCGCTTCTCCGCCGTGCGCATCGAGGCTCTCAACCACGCCCTGGAGGGCATTGACCCCGCCCAGGTCCGCTACCACGTGTGCTGGGGCTCCTGGCACGGGCCGCACTCCACCGACCTCGGCTTCGACAAGATCGTCGACCTGGCCCTGTCGGTGAACGCCAACGGGCTGAGCTTCGAGGCCGCTAACGTACGCCACGAGCACGAGTGGAAGATCTGGCAGGACACCGCGCTTCCCGACGGCAAGTACCTGATCCCGGGCGTCGTCTCCCACGCCACCAACGTGCTGGAGCACCCCGAGCTCGTTGCCGACCGCATCGAGCGCTTTGCCCGGCTGGTCGGCCCCGAGCGCGTGGTCGCCTCCACCGACTGCGGCCTGGGCGGACGCGTGCACGCCCACATCGCCTGGTCCAAGCTCGCCTCCCTGACCGAGGGCGCCCGGCTGGCGTCCGCGCGTTTCTGA